The genomic DNA GCATGTACGACAACTCGCCCGACCTGGGCTTCGTCATCGGCCCGTCGGCCCGGAGCGACCGGATCACCGTCGCCGCCGGCACCTCGGGCCACGCCTTCAAGTTCGCCCCCGCGCTCGGCGAGGTGATCGCGCAGCTGGCCACCGAGGGCGCCAGCACCCACGACGTCTCGCTGTTCGACCCGCGCCGCCTGAACGACGCGAACGCGTGACCGGCGCGGGCCGCACCGTGCACCGGGGCCTGACCATCGCCATCACCGGCACGCGTCAGGTCGAGTCGCGACGAGCCGTCCTGGCAGAGCTGTTCGAGCGCGTGCTCGCGCCGTTCGCCGACGGACCGGCCGCGGACCGCGGCTGGCTGCTCGGCGGCGCCGCGGGCGTCGACACCTCGGCCCTGCGCTTCCTGGCCGGCCGCGACGCCGGCCGGCTGGTCGTGGCCGTCCCCGTGCGGTGCGCCGACCAGCCGGCGGACGCGCGGGAGGCGATCGAGCAGGCGCACGCCGCGGGCCGCGTCGAACGGATCGTCGAACTCGACCACCCCGAGGGCATCGGCCCGGCCGCGTTCACCACGCGCAACCGCTGGCTCGTCGACCACAGCGACCTCGTCATCGGTTTCCCGCTGACCGGCACCGATGACGGGTCGGGCACCTGGGAGACGCTCGCGTACGCGGCCGAACTCGGCAGGCCCTACCTCGTCGCTCCGCTCAGCTGACCCACCGGTCCCCAACCCCCTTGAGGAGAATCACATGCCCATGATCCGCGTGCAGATGTTCCCCGGTCGCACCTCCGACCAGAAGGAAGCCCTCGTCAAGGAGGTGACCGAGGCGATCGTGCGCACCTGCGACGCCAAGCAGGAGGACGTCTGGGTGATCATCGACGAGGTCGACCGCGAGCACTGGGCGCTCGGCGGGACCATGTACTCCCGCCGCTAGTACTCCGGCCCGGCTTCGCGGTCTTGCGGCCGCCCGGCTGGGAACGGACACGGCCACCGCGTGATCGTCAAGGGTTGTGCGGACTCATGACGATCGTGCGGTGGCCGCAGGCCACAGCGTGGACCCTGCCCGCTGGCGGGTGATGTTCGAGCAGTGCACCTTCCCCTTGGCCGCGGACCCCTGGAGACGGGGAGCTTGAGGTTCCAGAGGGAGGAGCACCGGGTGGGAAGCGCGTACACGAAGCGGTACACCGAGGAGTTCGAGTGGAACGCGATCGCGCTCGTCGACTCCTCGGGCAAGGCGGTCACGGCCGTCGCCCGGGAACTCGGCATCAGCTCCGAGTCCCTGCGCGGCCGGTACCGCAAGGCCGAGGTCGACCGGGGCGAGGGACAGCCCGGTGAGCTGACCGGCGCCGAGCGCGAGGAGCTCAGGCGGCTGCGGCGGGAGGACCGTGAACAGCGGCAGACGATCGAGATCCTGAAAGAAGCGACGGCGGAGGCTGCCTTGAGGATCTCACTCGCCCGGCGCAGCTCGGCCCGCAGCCGCTTGATCTCCGCGGCCTCCTCCGAAGTCACCCCGGGACGCTGGCCGACGTCGACCTCGGCCTTGCGGACCCATGTCCGTACCGTCTCAGCGGAACCGATGCCCAGCTTCGCAGCGACCGCCTTCATCGCGGCCCACTCAGTTGGGTGATTGGAGCCGACCTCCGCGACCATGCGCACCGCACGCCCACGAAGCTCAGCAGGATAAGGGGGCGGACGGGCCATGACTCGATCCTCTCAGGGAATCGAGCCTCCATCAGACCCGGAGCGCTTCACCATTTCCGCGCCGAGCGGACTCGCTGCTACGTCTCGCGACGGCAAACGCGTCAACCCGCTGAATGAACTGATCCAAGGAAAGCGGAATGTGTGGAGCCAGTACCGTTTTCCAGACCTCTTTTCGTCCCGCACCACACGATGCCGAACGTCAGGAAATGGGGAACCAGATCGAGAGGCGCTTGGCAATGGCCGGTACATCGGTGTTGTCCTGCGCGACATCCTCGACGAACGGGCCGGCAACGGGGACGGGCGGCGGGACAGTACTGGCGCCGACGCCGTTGAAGCGCAGGAAGACACGCATGGCGAGCCAGGCGGTGCGCTTGTTGCCGTCGATCAGCGCGTGATTGCGGGCGACGGAGTGCAGCAGTGCCGCAGCCTTCTCGTGCAGCGTGGGATACAACTCAGCCCCGAACACGTTCGTCCGGGGACGCTCGATCGCCGACACCAGAAGGCCCAGGTCACGCACACTGTGGTCGGTCCCGTTGACCGCGCGGGCGATGGCCAGGATCTCGTCGATCTGGACGTAGCGGACGCCGGTCACTTCAAGTAGTCCAGGATCTCTGCATCGCTGTCCATGAGCTCGGCCAAGAGGTCATCGACCTTCAGCTCGGCCCGGTTCTGAGCGTCACGGATGGCCTCAATGGCAAGTTCCTGCTTGCTGCGGCCCTCCCGGCGAGCCCGCTCGGTGAGCTTCGCGTCAAGGTCGTCGGGGAGTCGGAGAGTCATCGCCATGCAGAGATGATACCTGACCGGTATCAAAGTGGTGCGGTCGGGCCGCGTTCTCGGCCTCCAAGGAAAGTGGGGGTCGGAATGGTCACTCGCATCGCCTGCGGCGGCGCAGCAGAGATTTCCGCTTCGAGCGTCATCCGAGCGTCACGAATCTCCGGACGACCCTCTGAAGGCGTCGCCGATGCAGGCACCTCGCTCACGAATCCGCAGGTCAGCGAGGTACAAGAGTGATCCGTCCGCTCGAACCCGCTGCACGGAGGAAAACAGGTCGAGCAACCCACCACAGCAAAAAAACCGCAGGTCAGGCACCCCTGCCCGCGGGCTCAAGCACCGCCACGCACTCCACGTGATGCGTCATCGGGAACAGGTCGAACGCCCGCAGCGTGCGGGGCCTGTAGCCGGCCTCGCGGAAGTACGCCAGGTCGCGGGCGAGGGCGGCCGGGTCGCAGGCGACGTAGGCGATGCGGCGGGCGCCCAGGGCGGCGAGATGGCGGACGACCTGCTTGCCGGCGCCCGCGCGGGGCGGGTCCAGGACGACGAGGTCGACCTCCGTGATGCCCGTGCGCGGCAGGACCTGGTCCACCTTGCCCTGCTCGATGCGGACCCGGTCGAAGCCCTGCAGGTTGTGGCGGGCGTCCTCCACCGCGCGCTTGCCCGACTCGATGCCGAGGACGGCGCCCTTGTCGCCGACGCGGTCCGCGAGGGCGCCCGCGAAGAGGCCGGCGCCGCAGTACAGGTCGAGGGCCGTGTCGCCCTTGCGGGGCAGGAGGCCCTGCATGACGGCGCGGACCAGGGTGTCGGCGGCCTTCGGGTGGACCTGCCAGAAGCCGCCGTTGCCGACGCGGTACGTGCGGTCGTCGGCGCGTTCGCGGACGAAGGGCCGGCCGTGGACGCGGTGGACGCCGCCGTCCTTCTCCTCCACGCGCAGCACCGACACCGGCTTGTCGAGTTCGACGAGCGGCAGGCGGGCACCGGGGCGCGGGGTGAGGACGACCTGGCGGTCCTGCGAACCGGTCGCGGCGATCGCCTCGACGGAGGCCATGCCGGGCCACCGGCGCTTCTCGACGCCCAGCTCGCTCACGCCCTCGGCGGCGATCAGGCAGTGGTCGATCGGCTCGACCTCGTGGGAGCGGTGGCGGCGCAGGCCCGCCCGGCCGGAGGCGTCGACGGCGTACTGGACGCGCGTGCGCCACCGCGGGACCTCGCCGGCCGGCAGCTTGTCGCCCTCGGCCGGGACGACCGTGCCGTCCCAGCCGGCCTCCTCGGGTGTGAGGCCCGCGAGGCGGCGCAGTTGCTCCG from Streptomyces sp. MRC013 includes the following:
- a CDS encoding type II toxin-antitoxin system death-on-curing family toxin, giving the protein MTGVRYVQIDEILAIARAVNGTDHSVRDLGLLVSAIERPRTNVFGAELYPTLHEKAAALLHSVARNHALIDGNKRTAWLAMRVFLRFNGVGASTVPPPVPVAGPFVEDVAQDNTDVPAIAKRLSIWFPIS
- a CDS encoding class I SAM-dependent RNA methyltransferase, whose product is MPKNAPESSLVGEEYEVEVGPVAHGGHCIARTGEGRVLFVRHALPGERVVARVTEGDETSRFLRADAVTVLDASKDRIEAPCPYARPGRCGGCDWQHAKPGAQRRLKGEVVAEQLRRLAGLTPEEAGWDGTVVPAEGDKLPAGEVPRWRTRVQYAVDASGRAGLRRHRSHEVEPIDHCLIAAEGVSELGVEKRRWPGMASVEAIAATGSQDRQVVLTPRPGARLPLVELDKPVSVLRVEEKDGGVHRVHGRPFVRERADDRTYRVGNGGFWQVHPKAADTLVRAVMQGLLPRKGDTALDLYCGAGLFAGALADRVGDKGAVLGIESGKRAVEDARHNLQGFDRVRIEQGKVDQVLPRTGITEVDLVVLDPPRAGAGKQVVRHLAALGARRIAYVACDPAALARDLAYFREAGYRPRTLRAFDLFPMTHHVECVAVLEPAGRGA
- a CDS encoding ribbon-helix-helix protein, CopG family; the protein is MAMTLRLPDDLDAKLTERARREGRSKQELAIEAIRDAQNRAELKVDDLLAELMDSDAEILDYLK
- a CDS encoding 2-hydroxymuconate tautomerase, whose protein sequence is MPMIRVQMFPGRTSDQKEALVKEVTEAIVRTCDAKQEDVWVIIDEVDREHWALGGTMYSRR